Proteins from one Roseimicrobium gellanilyticum genomic window:
- the ftsH gene encoding ATP-dependent zinc metalloprotease FtsH, with translation MFEDEPNQQRNNNRKTPEPQFNWKGLILLVASGLIIAWAFILNSDKGGMMQSGREKNYPEFQQLALDGKIICTKDKPLRLVSDPGTGNEYLEGYYTKESTTGDKASTEAVFETTVNVEFQKDQLNKLIADVNAQNAEKRKTAKDAGQPEPTLYDLVITPKTNTSHMGTFLFTLLPLIVLVGLFLLIRQQMKMAGRGALSFGKSRAKLLNQDRNRITFKDVAGCDEAKEEVWELVEFLKDPKKFQRLGGKIPKGVLLVGPPGTGKTLLAKAIAGEADVPFFSISGSDFVEMFVGVGASRVRDMFEQGKKNAPCLIFIDEIDAVGRHRGHGLGGGHDEREQTLNAMLVEMDGFDTQEGVIIIAATNRPDVLDPALLRPGRFDRQVMVSLPDVKGREEILRVHAKKVKLSEDADLSKVSRGTPGFSGAELANVINEAALLAARRNLKSIGTAELEEARDKVRWGRERRSLALTDKEKENTAYHEAGHAILIELLEHTDPLHKVTIIPRGPSLGSTMWLPEQDKFNHRKNELLDNLVVAMGGRVAEEIQFHNVTNGAMGDIRQATGIARSMVCAWGMSEKLGMVEYGEQEGQVFLARDLARNRNYSEATAQIIDEEVKRLIDEAYNKAMSIIVTHKDKLDAIALALLEFETLDGAHIKEIMEHGRILHPPQSPKPPTPPPVPKATPERTPAKSEDESEGGLPGGVVGVPA, from the coding sequence ATGTTCGAAGACGAACCCAACCAGCAGCGTAACAACAACCGCAAGACGCCCGAGCCCCAGTTCAACTGGAAGGGTCTGATTCTGCTGGTTGCCTCAGGCCTCATCATTGCCTGGGCCTTCATCCTGAACTCCGACAAGGGAGGGATGATGCAGAGCGGAAGAGAAAAGAACTATCCCGAGTTCCAGCAACTGGCGTTGGATGGTAAAATCATCTGCACCAAGGACAAACCCCTGCGCTTGGTCAGCGATCCTGGCACGGGCAATGAGTACCTCGAGGGGTACTACACGAAGGAGTCCACCACGGGAGACAAGGCGTCCACCGAGGCTGTGTTTGAAACGACGGTGAACGTCGAATTCCAGAAAGATCAGCTCAACAAGCTGATCGCCGACGTCAATGCACAGAACGCGGAGAAGCGCAAAACGGCCAAGGACGCCGGTCAGCCGGAGCCTACCCTGTATGATCTGGTGATCACTCCCAAGACCAACACCAGCCACATGGGGACCTTCCTGTTCACCCTGCTGCCGCTGATCGTGCTGGTGGGCCTGTTCCTCCTCATCCGCCAGCAGATGAAGATGGCCGGCCGGGGAGCCCTGAGCTTTGGGAAGAGCCGCGCCAAGCTGCTCAACCAGGACCGCAACCGGATTACCTTCAAGGACGTGGCCGGCTGCGATGAGGCCAAGGAAGAAGTGTGGGAGCTCGTGGAGTTCCTGAAGGACCCGAAGAAATTCCAGCGCTTGGGTGGCAAGATCCCCAAGGGAGTGCTGCTGGTGGGCCCTCCCGGTACCGGCAAGACCCTTCTCGCCAAGGCCATCGCCGGCGAGGCGGATGTGCCGTTCTTCAGCATCAGCGGTTCGGACTTCGTGGAAATGTTCGTGGGTGTGGGCGCGAGCCGCGTGCGCGACATGTTCGAGCAGGGCAAGAAGAACGCCCCGTGCCTGATCTTCATCGACGAAATCGACGCCGTGGGCCGCCATCGCGGTCATGGACTCGGCGGTGGTCACGACGAACGCGAGCAGACGCTGAATGCCATGCTCGTGGAAATGGACGGCTTCGACACCCAGGAAGGCGTCATCATCATCGCCGCGACGAACCGTCCGGACGTGCTCGACCCGGCGTTGCTGCGTCCCGGCCGCTTTGACCGCCAGGTCATGGTGAGCCTGCCGGACGTGAAGGGGCGCGAGGAAATCCTGCGCGTGCATGCCAAGAAGGTGAAGCTCAGCGAAGACGCGGACCTCAGCAAGGTGTCCCGCGGCACGCCCGGATTCTCCGGTGCCGAACTGGCGAACGTGATCAACGAAGCAGCTCTGCTGGCGGCTCGTCGCAACCTGAAATCCATCGGCACTGCGGAACTGGAAGAGGCCCGCGACAAGGTGCGCTGGGGCCGTGAGCGCCGCAGCCTTGCCCTTACAGACAAGGAGAAGGAGAACACGGCCTACCATGAGGCGGGCCATGCCATCCTCATCGAGTTGCTGGAGCATACCGACCCGCTGCACAAGGTGACCATCATCCCGCGTGGTCCTTCCCTTGGTTCCACCATGTGGCTTCCAGAGCAGGACAAGTTCAACCACCGCAAGAATGAGCTGCTCGACAACCTCGTGGTGGCCATGGGCGGTCGCGTGGCTGAGGAGATCCAGTTCCACAACGTGACGAACGGTGCCATGGGCGACATCCGCCAGGCCACGGGCATCGCCCGCAGCATGGTCTGTGCCTGGGGCATGAGCGAGAAGCTCGGCATGGTGGAGTACGGTGAGCAGGAAGGGCAAGTCTTCCTGGCCCGTGACCTGGCCCGCAATCGCAACTACAGCGAAGCTACCGCCCAGATCATCGATGAGGAAGTGAAGCGTCTCATTGACGAAGCCTACAACAAGGCCATGAGCATCATCGTGACCCACAAGGACAAGCTTGATGCCATCGCTCTGGCGCTGCTCGAGTTCGAGACCCTTGATGGCGCCCACATCAAGGAAATCATGGAGCACGGACGCATCCTGCATCCGCCGCAGTCTCCGAAGCCGCCCACGCCTCCGCCCGTGCCGAAGGCAACCCCGGAACGCACCCCCGCCAAGTCTGAGGACGAATCGGAAGGCGGATTGCCCGGTGGTGTGGTGGGAGTGCCGGCGTAA
- a CDS encoding RNA recognition motif domain-containing protein has translation MSDYKPNGQGRPQGDRRRRRRGGRNRGPSNAPDSPSSHKSFNRPPKTKPLTGFQKFLSIVTFGLYKPTPAPRPSNHGTGQPQRTPREEGPIARSDRQERENNRQERGERSDRGERQERGERAERPERAERGERRERPPRQAPVSTEVTNERLYVGNLSYDASESDLFELFSGSGRVKNAEVVVNNRTQRSKGFAFVTMMSVDEAKKAVADLNAKDFMGRPLVVGGAKPLAPRDERDERPSRDDEEGGESQEEAAQPSEPATDESKPELAA, from the coding sequence ATGAGCGACTACAAACCCAACGGCCAGGGGCGCCCCCAAGGTGACCGCCGTCGCCGCCGCCGCGGCGGAAGAAATCGCGGCCCTTCAAACGCGCCAGACAGCCCGAGCAGCCACAAAAGCTTCAACCGGCCTCCCAAAACCAAACCCCTCACCGGCTTCCAGAAGTTCCTGTCCATCGTGACCTTCGGACTCTACAAGCCGACTCCCGCCCCCCGTCCCTCCAATCACGGCACCGGCCAGCCTCAGCGCACCCCGCGTGAGGAAGGCCCGATTGCCCGCAGCGACCGCCAGGAACGCGAGAACAACCGCCAGGAGCGCGGCGAACGCAGTGACCGTGGCGAGCGTCAGGAACGTGGTGAGCGCGCCGAACGCCCGGAACGCGCTGAGCGTGGCGAACGCCGCGAGCGCCCCCCGCGCCAGGCCCCCGTGTCCACGGAAGTGACTAACGAGCGTCTCTACGTGGGCAACCTGAGCTACGACGCCTCCGAAAGCGACCTCTTCGAACTCTTCAGCGGCTCCGGTCGTGTGAAGAACGCCGAGGTGGTGGTGAACAACCGCACCCAGCGCTCCAAGGGCTTCGCCTTCGTGACCATGATGAGCGTGGACGAAGCGAAGAAGGCTGTGGCGGACCTCAATGCCAAGGACTTCATGGGCCGCCCGCTGGTGGTCGGTGGCGCCAAGCCGCTGGCTCCCCGTGACGAGCGCGATGAGCGCCCGAGCCGTGACGACGAAGAAGGCGGAGAGAGCCAGGAGGAAGCCGCCCAGCCCTCCGAGCCTGCCACCGACGAATCCAAGCCTGAACTGGCTGCCTAG
- the miaA gene encoding tRNA (adenosine(37)-N6)-dimethylallyltransferase MiaA has product MQFTEAAVKTTPQPFYVVGPTGSGKSALAILLANKWGGEIVNADAFQLYKGLDICTAKPTAAECAMAPHHLYGVLSPTELCDAAFYAELAKPLIADIAARGAVPIVVGGSGLYIKALTHGLSPLPSDEGLRRKLSHLTSGERVAWLLARDPHASETVNLKNDRYVTRALEICLLTGKKQSELRKAWKDRVPEYSGIQLAWVRDALHERINSRVNAMVAAGLVEEIRRAAELSATAEKAIGVQEIRDHLQGRMTLKDAIAAIQLATRQYAQRQVKWFRREKGFIPVEIEEDVPVSALVAKAEEVRMASVG; this is encoded by the coding sequence GTGCAATTTACCGAGGCAGCCGTGAAAACGACTCCGCAACCATTCTACGTGGTGGGCCCGACCGGCTCGGGGAAGTCCGCGCTTGCCATCTTGCTGGCGAACAAGTGGGGTGGGGAGATTGTGAATGCAGACGCGTTCCAACTCTACAAGGGGCTGGATATCTGCACGGCCAAGCCTACGGCGGCTGAGTGCGCCATGGCGCCGCATCACCTGTATGGCGTGCTGTCTCCCACGGAGCTGTGTGATGCGGCCTTCTACGCGGAGCTCGCAAAGCCGTTGATCGCCGATATTGCGGCCCGTGGAGCGGTGCCCATCGTGGTGGGTGGAAGTGGTCTGTATATCAAGGCGCTGACTCATGGGCTGAGTCCACTGCCCTCAGACGAGGGATTGCGCCGGAAGCTCTCGCACCTCACGAGTGGTGAGCGCGTGGCCTGGCTGCTGGCCCGCGACCCTCACGCGTCCGAGACGGTGAATCTGAAAAATGACCGGTATGTGACGCGCGCCCTGGAGATCTGCCTTCTGACCGGGAAGAAGCAAAGCGAACTGCGCAAGGCATGGAAGGACCGCGTGCCGGAGTACAGCGGCATCCAGCTTGCCTGGGTGCGGGATGCCCTTCATGAGCGCATCAACAGTCGCGTGAACGCCATGGTGGCAGCGGGATTGGTGGAGGAGATCCGCAGAGCGGCGGAACTGTCTGCCACGGCGGAGAAAGCGATCGGAGTGCAGGAGATACGCGATCACCTGCAAGGTAGGATGACCCTGAAGGATGCGATTGCTGCGATCCAACTGGCCACGCGCCAGTATGCGCAGCGTCAGGTAAAGTGGTTCCGCCGTGAGAAGGGCTTCATTCCCGTGGAAATCGAAGAAGATGTGCCGGTGAGTGCATTGGTGGCCAAGGCGGAAGAGGTGCGGATGGCGAGTGTGGGTTAG
- the aroB gene encoding 3-dehydroquinate synthase, whose protein sequence is MSEPLSVRVDLGDRSYDVLIGYGLIADTGSYAKELFGRKKCVIVTDSNVGPLYAETVRQSLWEAGIATTVVTVNAGENSKCMSVVEDVCRQMLRAGLDRKSFLVALGGGVIGDLAGFAASIFLRGIPFIQIPTTVLSQVDSSVGGKTGVNTPEGKNLLGTFCQPGLVLADVSTLNSLPQREYAEGFAEIIKHAAIRDPLMFEAIQQVADGEGDLADLIRRNVAIKARIVEEDEHETTGTRALLNFGHTIGHAIEASAGYGELLHGEAISLGMIAAASLSCQLSGLPPVARGKIANLIKRFNMPSRLPDGMTADTILAYMKHDKKFSDGKIRFVLLRSLGDAFVSKDVTEENIVNAIKGLRY, encoded by the coding sequence ATGTCCGAGCCCCTTTCCGTCCGCGTTGACCTTGGTGACCGCAGCTATGATGTCCTCATCGGCTACGGATTGATTGCCGATACCGGAAGCTACGCAAAGGAGCTCTTTGGCCGGAAGAAGTGTGTCATCGTCACGGACTCGAATGTCGGGCCGTTGTATGCGGAGACGGTGCGCCAGAGTCTCTGGGAAGCAGGCATCGCAACCACCGTGGTGACCGTGAATGCGGGTGAGAATTCGAAATGCATGTCCGTGGTGGAGGATGTGTGCCGCCAGATGCTGCGCGCAGGGCTGGACCGGAAGTCCTTCCTCGTGGCGCTGGGTGGCGGAGTCATCGGTGACCTTGCGGGATTTGCGGCGTCGATCTTCCTGCGCGGCATTCCGTTCATCCAGATCCCCACCACGGTGCTTTCTCAGGTGGACTCCAGCGTCGGTGGGAAGACGGGCGTGAACACTCCGGAAGGGAAGAACCTGTTGGGCACTTTCTGCCAGCCTGGCCTGGTGCTCGCGGATGTGAGCACGCTCAACAGCCTGCCACAACGGGAGTATGCCGAGGGCTTCGCGGAAATCATCAAGCATGCCGCCATCCGTGATCCGCTCATGTTTGAGGCCATCCAGCAAGTGGCAGATGGGGAAGGGGACCTCGCGGATCTCATCCGGCGCAATGTGGCGATCAAGGCGCGCATCGTGGAAGAGGATGAGCACGAGACCACCGGTACACGTGCACTGCTGAACTTCGGCCACACCATCGGCCACGCCATCGAGGCGAGCGCCGGGTATGGTGAGTTGCTCCATGGCGAGGCGATCTCCCTGGGCATGATTGCCGCTGCGAGTCTGTCCTGCCAGCTCTCCGGCCTGCCGCCGGTGGCACGCGGCAAGATTGCGAACCTCATCAAGCGCTTCAACATGCCCAGCCGTCTTCCCGATGGCATGACTGCGGACACCATCCTCGCCTATATGAAGCACGATAAGAAATTCAGCGATGGCAAGATCCGCTTCGTGCTGCTGCGCTCGCTCGGGGATGCTTTCGTGAGCAAGGACGTCACGGAGGAGAACATTGTGAATGCCATCAAGGGACTGCGCTACTAG